TGCAACATAGTACTTGCTTACATAGAACTGCGCCGCTACATCATCAAGGCTAAGGGTGGCCTCCAGATTTCCCTCAACATAAGAGAGAATGTTCTGGAAAAGAGTAAGCTCATCATTTCCCCCGTGCTGATGTTCTTCGTCATATATTACACGGTTGATAGTCAGGATCAGATCGCAGAGGCAGATGTGCCTGAAAGCGTCAGAGGCATATCTTTCGCCTGAAGTCTCCTCAAGTAGGCGCAGAAACTTGGACTCAACCTGATGAAACTGGGCCGGAGCCAGATGATAAATATACTTCTTGAAGGCTTCAGCCCTCTGCATCAGATACATATAATCCACAGACTCTTCCATGAGCCTGTTACAGCAGTCCCTGCTTATCCAAAAGACAAATCGCCTATAATAATCATCTGATTCCTGCATGATCGCATGATGTGAAATCCCCGGTGGAACGATCATAAGATCCCCCGGGGTCATTTTATATTCAAGCATATCTCCGGATGACTTCTGAATCTCCATTACCACATCACCCTCTAAAAAGAGATAACACTCATAGTAGTCATGAGCGTGTGGAGAGAGAGTTTTGAAGTCTTTGTCCGAATAATAAAAGACTTCAAAATCCGAAGATAACATGTACTGTCTGGAATTAAATGATGAACGAAGTTTGTTTTTCATGACAATAATTATGGCAAGTGAGCGCAATTTTTGCAATATGGCAAATGATTACGATCTTAAGAAAATCTTAAAGAATTTCGATGGTAAATCTTAAGATTTACCTGATAGCATATTTCAAGTGCCTAGATCCAGGCATATTTAGTAACACTCTGTTACAAGGGCAAATTCGTCCAAAATCCCACTTTCATACAGTAGGTCACTAAATTGACAATGATAAAATTGAGGAATAAAATATTCCTAGAAAGGAATAAATGATAGTTGAGTTTTATAAATTACAAGATGGAACCAAGCCTGCGGGGCTTTTTATCAAGACTATAGAAGATCAGAAACTAAAGGCTAAGGTTATTAGAAGCGTTAAACTATTAGAAAAGTTTGGCACTAGCTTAGGTGAACCTGACTCTAAATATTTAGGAGAAGGAATATTTGAACTTAGAACTATTCATGGCAATGATATCGCAAGATGCTTATACTTTTTTACTGTAGGAGATAAGGCAATAGTTACAAATGGACTTATCAAAAAGACAGAAAAAACACCTAGGAATGTAATAGAAACATCCAAGAAATATCGTAATGGTTATGAGAGGAGGATTAAGGATGGGCGATATTGATGAATTATTGAAAGAAGAACTGGAAAATCCGGAGTTTGCGAAAGCATGGGAAGAAACTGAGCTTGAATATCAAATAAAAGAAATGCTGGTTGCAGCCAGGATAGAGAAGAAAATGACCCAACAGGAATTGTCACAAAAATCAGGAGTAAGGCAATCTAATATTAGCAGAATTGAAAAGGGCGTATGTGTACCAACATTGAACACGTTGAATGAACTTGCCAAAGGTCTTGGTAAAAGACTAAAGATAGAGATGATTTGACTGAAGCGAAATATATTTAAATAGTCATGTTCTACTTTCTGAACAATTGTAAAACTATTTGAGAGAATACGAGGTGATAGAAAAATGTGCGAAGCATTGAGAGAACTTATGGCTGAAGATTTAAAAGATGCTGAGAAAAAGGGTATTGGTAAAGGGATAGAACAAGGAATAGAGCAAGCAAGTAAATAAAATAAACCCGTAAAATGAAAAGAAAAGACCATAGAAGAAATAGTCGAGGATCTTGAAGAAAATAGGGAGACTATCGAACGTATCTATAAAACAGCTAAGCTATTTGCACCTGAATATGATGAGGAAAAGATAGTTGGAGCGTTGTTAGAGTCGGATAAGCGGTGATTGACATCAAAGAACCGGCTCAAATTGGATTAGAACAGGGAAAAGCTCTATGCTGATAGGCATAGAGCCTTTTTTTTATGCCTAATTCTTCAATGGTTTATAGTTTTTTAATTAGTGAAACTATCGTATTATTGATAAAATATAAATGGAGCACTGCGCAGAAAAGTCGAAAATATGCGAAAATACAGATTTTAATAGTTAACGATAAATAGATAATAACTATAAATATCTGATTAGAAATGCCGATATAGTTTGTAGAAATGCAGTCACAGCCTATGAGGGGGTTATGATATGGCAAAAACAGCAACACTTAGGGCAGAATCTTTAAGCGGCGTATTTACTGGTAAGAAGATTATTGAGCTCAATTATCAGGAAATCTACGATCACAAGCCCAACATCTATAAGTGGACCAAAAGAGCGTTTGATATCGTGGCAGCCAGTATCGCGTTGGTACTGCTTTCACCTATCTTTCTTTTGACAGCCTTAGCTATAGAGCTTGAAGATGGAGGTCCTGTGTTCTTCACGCAGCTTCGCGCCGGACAAAACATGAAGCCCTTCAAGATCTATAAATTCCGCAGTATGTACAGAAATGCAGAAGCCCAGTTTGAGCGAATGCAGGCGCAGAACGAACAGACGGGTCATGCTTTCAAGATAAAAAATGATCCGAGAATAACTCATGTTGGTAAGTTTATAAGAAGATATTCTATCGACGAACTCCCTCAGCTTATCAATG
The sequence above is a segment of the Butyrivibrio proteoclasticus B316 genome. Coding sequences within it:
- a CDS encoding helix-turn-helix domain-containing protein, which codes for MGDIDELLKEELENPEFAKAWEETELEYQIKEMLVAARIEKKMTQQELSQKSGVRQSNISRIEKGVCVPTLNTLNELAKGLGKRLKIEMI
- a CDS encoding type II toxin-antitoxin system RelE/ParE family toxin; translation: MIVEFYKLQDGTKPAGLFIKTIEDQKLKAKVIRSVKLLEKFGTSLGEPDSKYLGEGIFELRTIHGNDIARCLYFFTVGDKAIVTNGLIKKTEKTPRNVIETSKKYRNGYERRIKDGRY
- a CDS encoding AraC family transcriptional regulator, which produces MKNKLRSSFNSRQYMLSSDFEVFYYSDKDFKTLSPHAHDYYECYLFLEGDVVMEIQKSSGDMLEYKMTPGDLMIVPPGISHHAIMQESDDYYRRFVFWISRDCCNRLMEESVDYMYLMQRAEAFKKYIYHLAPAQFHQVESKFLRLLEETSGERYASDAFRHICLCDLILTINRVIYDEEHQHGGNDELTLFQNILSYVEGNLEATLSLDDVAAQFYVSKYYVAHLFKDTLGISLHQYIIKKRLSECRDAIISGDSITGTYERFGFRDYSSFFKAFKKEYGMSPKEYQNIYRNDIHTNDSK
- a CDS encoding sugar transferase — protein: MAKTATLRAESLSGVFTGKKIIELNYQEIYDHKPNIYKWTKRAFDIVAASIALVLLSPIFLLTALAIELEDGGPVFFTQLRAGQNMKPFKIYKFRSMYRNAEAQFERMQAQNEQTGHAFKIKNDPRITHVGKFIRRYSIDELPQLINVIKGDMSIVGPRPILYNQMEECNAYEKQRLIARPGLTCYWQVCGRAKIKWDRWVELDLQYIEDMSISKDIELIFRTFPAVFGKDGAY